In Cicer arietinum cultivar CDC Frontier isolate Library 1 chromosome 7, Cicar.CDCFrontier_v2.0, whole genome shotgun sequence, the genomic window AATAAAACCatttaaaattgttaacaaATTTCCTACAAGAAACTTTACTAATTCTGGTgatttagtaatatatatatattaagaaagaTGTGGTACTACTCATATAAGACATAACACATTTATTTATGGATATGAACACAAATACCCTTAAATCCGTCTTGATTTGAGCgcgaaaaaattattttgattggtGTAAAGTGTATATTTTTTTCGAAACTAAAATTTGAGAACAAAATCGAGTTTTGGGCGTGGATATATTCTCCACACTTGAACTCGTtctgttaataatattattgtttttttattttaaatttatatatatatgtatatacttgatatattttaatattaaaaattacaatttcttttttaaaaaatatatttttaattttattattgttataataataactattttataatattaattataataaatataatttttaaatttattattttatatatacaataaataaatacagaCCAGAATGTGAACTTAAATTTAACGCCCATAAAAATGAAAGTGAGTGTAAACTATTCCGACTAATCAAATAAAGaggtgaaaaaaataaaattcaatcgTTGCCATGTCTATATTTTTTGGGAAAAAAACACAAGAGATACTAAACTCCATAATAGATGAGAGAGAGTGAGATTAGAATGACTTACACGTCTTAATCTTGTATTGGTAGTTTATAGAAAGAGTTCTTTAGGAAAAGACTCAAcccaaatatttaaatattattttaagaaagGGCTATGTGTCAAATACTCATATCATTCATGCGTGAGACTAATATATTTACAGACtgaactaaaaatttaatttatatataatattaatttaaatttttttacactatcaatttATTACAATCactaaattatcataaatattttattttatatttactctaattataacttaagttacacatatattttttttttgtcttataaaGTCACACACTTTATTGGTTTGTTATATGCAACGTGATAAAACTTTTTCTGTATGAAATTAActcataaaacaaataaatatataaacaaagtTATCTGTTgagtattaatttatttatttttttcaaaacctGAAACTTTCTTtactttctttctattttagtCAAAAATAACAATTGTTGAAGGAAATAGTTATGAATAAATAGGCAACAAAACTGCATATCCACTTTCTTTGTTGAGGTTTCTGTTCCTCCTTGATTCACCTGGCACTGTTTTCCTTCTTTTGAAGATAAAGGTTAGTACTATGATTTTCTGTGCTTTCACTGTTTATAGAGATTAATCTCAGTGCACTTAGAGAAGAAATCTTGGCATATAGTTCACAATAAATATTGAAGGGACAAAGAAGGTAAGAGTTGACATGCCAATAATATTATTTGCCTTAAAAGAAACTTATAGTTAAATCCAaggaaataaaattttcatgGCATGTGTAACATGCCTCAGATCTAGGAacctttctttctcttttttggtattattttcgtgctattttatttttttcattttcaatgatCCAATTTTCTTTGGCTATGTGTCTGATATTTAGAGAGACAAGTCTTTGTGAATTGTTTGGTAATGGTTTCTTGAATGATCTATTGCCTGATTTGTAAGGTTTTGGTATATCAGTTGTGCCTTTAGGGTGATAAGATTAAGAATAGAAGCTCAGAACATGTGAATTCAGAAAGGATCTTGTAggctatttttttttcttttcggtTTTTACCCTTCGACTCTCAGACGAAAGGAGTTGTGGTAATTCCGATTTCTGTTAAGAGGTAAGTAAAATCTGGTTAAAGATTGTTGTAGACATGATCTTTTAGGCTATTTCCAAAGAAAGTAGTCTTAAAATTGACTTTTGTTACACTTATTTGACTTCTTATAGGAAATTGATTCTAAACACCTTAACTTTCTTGCCTTAGGAGCTTTCTTGGTGTTTTTGATGCTGATTGGAGCCATATATCATAGAAAAGAGGCTTAAGGGAAAAGTGTGGGAAAAAGTGGTTAAAATCTAGAAGCTTATAGAGTACTAGAAGCTTATAAGCCTATTGCTAAAAGGCAAAGTAATAAACCCATGGAGGAAATATCTTCAAGTGTTGCAGTGCCATTTACACTTGGAAATTTGATTCAAAAGGAAGCTGCAGTTACAACTCACATGGAGATAACTGGTCTAAAGCTTATGGCAAACACCGCAGCGGCTTTGATATTAAATCCTGCTGTGGAGGGTTGTCAATCATTTTCTGTTGGAAATGAAAACCATACAGATGTTAGTCTGCAACATCAAATCACGGTATCTGCAGAGGTAAAGGAGAATCAGGTTGGATCTTCTGTTGTCTCGGAAATGGtgattgaatgtgagagtaaTTGGATCTTGAGCGAAAATCAAGCTATAAAGGAAGATGAAATCATGTTAGCAGTGGATTTTCAGTGTCTGCATAATTCAGGCTCTCAATCTGTGGCTGATGACAAAGGCGGTCCTTGTAGAATGGAAGCTACGTCGTTTAAGACTATATATTCTGAAATAGGTTCACCGATAATTGTCACTGTTGATGATGACATTAGTGGTAAGTTTAGTATAAACGAGCCACTTTCAGCACGAAAGCCGGTGCAGAACACAGTTTCTATTGCAATAGATCTTGAGAGTGAAAATCGAAGACGATCGGAAGCGGGTGATNNNNNNNNNNNNNNNNNNNNNNNNNNNNNNNNNNNNNNNNNNNNNNNNNNNNNNNNNNNNNNNNNNNNNNNNNNNNNNNNNNNNNNNNNNNNNNNNNNNNNNNNNNNNNNNNNNNNNNNNNNNNNNNNNGGAAGAGGTTGATCCAAAACTATCTGCTATGCTTTTTGATCAGTTTCCAAAGGAGAACAAAACATGGAGAACAAACAACCAGAATGGTTTGGAGTTGAGTAGTGGCCCTCTCTTTGGTTTCTCATCAATCTGTGGAAATAGACAGGAGATGGAAGATGCTGTTTCTGTTATACCTCAACTTTTCCAAGTCCCTTCACAGATGCTAATGGATGACCATGTGAATGAAAACACAAAACTAGCACATTTTTTTGGTGTCTATGATGGACATGGGGGCTTTCAGGTATGCCTTAATCAAATCATACAGTTTGTATCATTGAAAACTTTAGGGCTTGTTtactgaaaatatataaattttttgtttttctaaaatGTGTGTTAGTTTTACTTACAAACAAGGAGATAATAGATTCTTGAAGTGAACAATTGTTTGCAATTTTAGAAACAACGAAAATACCAAAAGAGGTTGTTGCAGGTTGTTGTATGCCGTGAACAATTGTCTACATTTTCACTGAGAGTGTGTGGTTTTCATAGGTTGCTAGTTACTGCCGGGAACGTCTTCATTCAGTGTTGATTGAGGAGATCAAAACACAACAGTTGAATATGGTAACAAATGAGAGAAACGATTGGCAGAAGGATTGGAAGACAGCATTGTCCAAGTGTTTTCAGAAAGTAGATGATGAGGTTGGAGGAAATGGTGCAGGTAACAGTGAAACAAAAAGTGGTGGCTCTGAGTCTAATATTGAACCTCTTGCTCCTGAGACAGCTGGTTCCACTGCAGTGGTTGCCATTTTAAGTCAAACTCACATAGTAGTTGCAAATTGTGGAGATTCAAGAGCCGTCTTGTATCGCGGGAAAGAAGCCATGGCATTGTCTTCTGATCACAAAGTAAGAACATTTCGTCCTTGCTTCACaatatttttggtgaatttgTGTTAGAATCTGAAGTTGTCTGATATAACAAACTTTACCTCACATTTGCAGCCAAATCGCGAGGACGAGAGAGCAAGAATAGAAGCTGCAGGAGGAAGAGTCATAAGTTGGAAAGGATACCGAGTTCTCGGTGTCCTGGCCATGTCAAGGTCCATAGGTAAGTTTCTGTTGCATGAAATTGCCTCTTTGCATCTTTACAACATGATTGGCTTTCTGTTTCTTGCAACTTGATACTACTGTGCTTGCATGAAGGTTATTGTTTATTTATCATGATTCATATGAATCAAATGGTTTTTGCTGAAGTGGGATGCATGGAATTGTTTTCGGCTGCATAAAATCACTCATCGGTAATAGACATTAATTTTCCTAACTGTCTTGTTCAACAGGTGATAGATACTTGAAACCATGGATAATTCCAGAACCAGAAGTTAATATTGTGCAAAGAGAGAGAAGCGATGAGTGCCTTATTTTAGCAAGTGATGGTTTGTGGGATGTAATGACCAACGAAGAAGCATGCGATGTCGCAAGGAAGCGAATTCTTATTTGGCACAAGAAGTATGGAAACAACGGAACAACAGGACATGACAAAGGAGAAGGAGGAGTTGATCTTGCATCTCAGTCGGCCGCAGAGTATCTATCAAAACTCGCCCTCCACAGAGGAAGCGGCGATAACATCTCTGTAATTGTGATAGACCTAAAGGCTCAGAGAAAATTGAAGAGAAAGACATAACATAACCTGTTTTTAGCATGTTGAATTGAAATATCTTCATTGATGCTATTGATTTATGGTTTGTATTTCAGAATCATTAGAACTTTTTAGCCCCTCACTTTTTCACCAGGGCTAAGTAAGTTATGTATGCTATAAAATTCAAAGTGTACAAGGTTACTGGATAAGACCTCTCCATGACTCACaagtttttatataataaaacttAAGAGGGTCAAATTTTCAAGTTAGttacttaaaaagaaaaaaatgatcaaGCAATTTGAGAAGTATTAACCAAATAAAATGCGTCAAAACATAACTTGAGAGCCGTTTAGGCATAAATTTTCGTGTTAACTCGGGACAGCCTGAAAAAACTTGTAActcaataattataaatttgtacAACAGATAATATTCTCTGCATCTTAGGCAAATCCTAGGGGTAAGTTCTGTTGCAATCATAAAATTTCAAGCATTTTGCTGCAAGTGGCCTTAAATAATACTCAATGTTCATCATTAAAATCCTTCACAAAGTTCCAATCATGGCAATTCCTTTAACTTTGCATCTATGAGTTTCTCACAAGTTATTGAACTCAATCACTAAACAACAGAATACAGTATCTTCGGCATAACTATAGGGGCTGGTTTATCCGACTCATCTGCAAATGCGACCCATATGCAAGCGCCAAGCAGCAGTCTACAATGACAAATAAAAGTGAATCATAAATACAATTGTATATAAGGTGGCATTTGTAGTTACCAAATTGTCACGGAGTACTATAATTCCAACAGTTCAAAATTTAGGGGGGAAAAGGATATTCAGATTATTCATAATTGTTAGTATATGAATCACAGGTCGAAAAGAGTGCATATTTCAATGCTTGTGactaataaataatgaatttgcCTTCAAGGCTTCAAGTCCACTAAGAAGCCTAGGACAAGCTTTCTTGACGAAGGATGACTGTAGATGAAAAACATGATCACCAAAACAATACCATTTAGAGTCCTTATGACaggttttatttatatattgatcTATATTCAAGAACACCTGATAAATTCGCAAATAAAGAACATAGGAATAAGAtgttgttatttaaatatagaaCAAAGTCCAAGATTGGAACATACAATATTTTATAAGGTTGCGAGTGGAGATCCTGCATTGGAGAAGTAAGATGAAAGATCCACATGCAAGTCATCATACATGCTGATGAAAGGAAGTCTCTGgagtttgaatcaaatatatagcATCAGAAAGACTATTGTACGTGACATTTGTAAATGGACAAGATAAGATAAGATTTTCACATACCATAAGTTCCTGAGCCGACAGTCTATCCGCCGGGTTTTTCTGTAGACTATACAAAGAGAAGATTGAAAAAGGAAAATCAGAAGAAGACTCGTGAAAAGCACACAGATGACATAGAGTTCCTGGAAAAATAGCCAACTGAATTGCAATGGAAGGTGCCTACTTCTTAGATATGTTTAACCAGATATGACAACCGGTTCCATGAAATTAAGAAAcatattgtaaaaattaaaataatgcatGAAAATAAGGGTTAACAAAGGCAGGTAAGGAAAATGCTTTACATTTTCACTGTTGTTGTCTTCATTCTACAAAATCAAGGCTCCTAAAACATCTAAACAAATATCCGGACAACACTTTAGAACTGATAGCGTTATTTAAAAGTGTGCTTTTTCTCTTGCTCCCTTTTCTGAGTATGTATGCACGTGCGCATGTTCATTCTTTGGGTGGGTTAGAACTCTTGACTATACATTACTAGTTAGCATATTAAACAATTACCATGCAGAGATAAATGAGCAAAATTCTGTAGAGAATTGTTCAGATGGAGCAGTAGGAGGAGGTTTGTCGACAATAGTTTCAATAAGGTCAAATATACTTTCCCATTTTTCACTTTGATCAGGTGGTGTATATGGAAACCGCCCCATAGCACACTCAAGCAATATTAGTCCCAAACTCCATATATCACTTTTGTAGTTGTAGCCATGTTGGCTTCCGTTGATTCTCTCCGGCTGTAAATTTGATAGAGTGGATGTTATTTTCCACGAAACGGTGGTACATTTTggtagtcaaatatataaatataatatgattgCATATTTTACTTACAGACATATAGTTGCATGTGCCAATGAAAGTATTTGCTTGACCAGATGTACTTTCCATAATTGCACTAACACCAAAATCAGTAATCTTTACTTCGCCTATATGATTAATCAACAGATTAGAAGGTTTCAAGTCTCTGTGGATAATATATCTTTCGTGGTGAAGATATATTAAACCCATCAGCACCTATACCattaaaaatgaagaaataaaggAATTAGCTCTTGTTTAGGGTTCAGTAAAAAGCATTATGAGTGGAAGACTGAAGAGCAACAATTGCTTACTCCTCACCTGCTTGCAGATGGCAGAAAGATAACGTTCCGGAATTGTTTTAACTTTCTTCAGAAGATCAGCCAAGGAACCTCCATCCATGTACTCTAAGATGATTGATATGACACCATTGTCATAGAATGATTGGTAGCAGACAACAACATAGGGACATTGTGCTGCTTGATTAATTTTCAGCTCTTTAGCTATCTGCTTGCGCACGGACTCTTCAATATTCATTTGAATTACCTTAATCGTGAAGAATGCATACATAAGGGACAAAAGAACAAGGTCGAATGGACGTACACGATAGCATTAAggtttatatatgtatatattggaTAAAAGGAAAgtaattatttcaaaagttcAAATAGCTACTATTAGGAAAATCGTGATACAGCAGCCTTTCAAGCTCAAAAACTAGAATACTAGATTGCTATACTAGCAGGCATAAACAGAAAcagctgaaattgaaaattgcTAGAAACAGGGCAATATCAATATGGGACATGTTACCTCATCATTGCTCTACTTCCAAAATCTAATAGGAAAAGGGGGGGTgacaaaagaagaaatttttaatattgagaGGTGGGGAATTGATGACCTTAGTGAAAATGTTGTCTGAtcagtgttgttaaatagcggCAGTATAGcgtagcagaatttgaacaaatcgctATTGTTATGCGATAAgctatttagtaaaaaaatatagttgcaCTACAGCACTGTTGCATAACGGAACTTGAACAAACCGCTATATCTGTAATTTGTGATCGACAACACTGGTATGAACTCACGTCATAACTTATATGTGTCTCATTCAAAGATTGCTTAAAATATACAAGATCCTAGGGAAGAGATATGTTGTGTCTCAAACAGcaagttaaattaaatacaattcaaagGTCCAAAGTTGAGAGAACATAAAGATGATGTTTTGACATAATGGAAAAGAAACACCTGCAACATAATAACAATCAACTAAATACTTGGATGAAATTTAGTCGCTcctaatgaaattaaatcactAAGCACTTGGTGGAAAAACATTTTCTGAAACAGACTGATATTGCAAGCTTTAGGGACACTAATCATGTGGACAAGACACGTTCCAGATGTCCTTGCTGACAGGTGTAAAGGCAGAGCTAAATTAGGAAACCATATTATGTTTAACAAGTATGGAGTGTGGATAGACAACCTTTAATGCGAAAAACTGATTAGTCCATTTGTGTTGCACCAATTGCACCACCCCTCCATTTCCCTTCCCAACGACTTTCACTGCGTCTATGTCCGCCAAACTTAACTGGTCGTCTGTTGCCTTGATTGGGGGTGGCTGAAAACATATAACACATGTTAAATTCATAGATAACATATTGTAAGAATTCAGGCCAACACATGTAATGTAACCAAAAAATAAAGCAGGACCAACATTCAAACCTCTTTGCCCTAATTATACCTAAAACCATAATGGTTGGGTAATcagatgtatttttttaactGAGACACTAAAAGAAGTGTGAATAGGAATTAACTTTGGGTTCTCACTAACAACAAATCTTTCTCCTTTTATAGTTTTACCAAATGTGATGCTAACTAGCGTGTTTTACTCGTGCATTTGCACATGTCACTTCCATTTTTACGCATGCTCAAACCGAAGCTGTATTGAGGTGAACTCGCTCCCCTATGTATCTACTATCAATTTATTCTGGTTTC contains:
- the CAMKK3 gene encoding mitogen-activated protein kinase kinase SIPKK, with the protein product MTKGNLGLGLKLSVPATDQAAFAKFLTESGTFKDGDLLVNRDGVRIVSQSEVEAPPPIKATDDQLSLADIDAVKVVGKGNGGVVQLVQHKWTNQFFALKVIQMNIEESVRKQIAKELKINQAAQCPYVVVCYQSFYDNGVISIILEYMDGGSLADLLKKVKTIPERYLSAICKQVLMGLIYLHHERYIIHRDLKPSNLLINHIGEVKITDFGVSAIMESTSGQANTFIGTCNYMSPERINGSQHGYNYKSDIWSLGLILLECAMGRFPYTPPDQSEKWESIFDLIETIVDKPPPTAPSEQFSTEFCSFISACLQKNPADRLSAQELMRLPFISMYDDLHVDLSSYFSNAGSPLATL
- the LOC101501417 gene encoding protein phosphatase 2C 50-like translates to MEEISSSVAVPFTLGNLIQKEAAVTTHMEITGLKLMANTAAALILNPAVEGCQSFSVGNENHTDVSLQHQITVSAEVKENQVGSSVVSEMVIECESNWILSENQAIKEDEIMLAVDFQCLHNSGSQSVADDKGGPCRMEATSFKTIYSEIGSPIIVTVDDDISGKFSINEPLSARKPVQNTVSIAIDLESENRRRSEEVDPKLSAMLFDQFPKENKTWRTNNQNGLELSSGPLFGFSSICGNRQEMEDAVSVIPQLFQVPSQMLMDDHVNENTKLAHFFGVYDGHGGFQVASYCRERLHSVLIEEIKTQQLNMVTNERNDWQKDWKTALSKCFQKVDDEVGGNGAGNSETKSGGSESNIEPLAPETAGSTAVVAILSQTHIVVANCGDSRAVLYRGKEAMALSSDHKPNREDERARIEAAGGRVISWKGYRVLGVLAMSRSIGDRYLKPWIIPEPEVNIVQRERSDECLILASDGLWDVMTNEEACDVARKRILIWHKKYGNNGTTGHDKGEGGVDLASQSAAEYLSKLALHRGSGDNISVIVIDLKAQRKLKRKT